One window of Alosa sapidissima isolate fAloSap1 chromosome 21, fAloSap1.pri, whole genome shotgun sequence genomic DNA carries:
- the LOC121696292 gene encoding Na(+)/H(+) exchanger beta-like, producing the protein MSALLRPAGGPHRSLVRRWSLLVAVLILSVMASYVSASVVRTGQGNGTTTRTDSKTNGTSHHTKKAFPVLSINYDYVRMPFEISLWILLASLMKLGFHLVPRLSGVVPESCLLIVVGLLVGGLIKLMGENPPVLDSKLFFLCLLPPIILDAGYFLPIRPFTENTGTILMFAVVGTLWNAFFVGLILYGVCQATGGELREVGLLACLIFGSIVSAVDPVAVLAVFEDIQINELLHIIVFGESLLNDAVTVVLYHLFEEFANAGTVTLADACLGVACFLVVSLGGILVGAIYGVLGAFTSRFTSHTRVIEPLFVFLYSYMAYLSAEVFHLSGIMSLISCGVVMRPYVEANVSHKSYTTIKYFLKMWSSVSETLIFIFLGVSTVAGPHSWNWTFIIVTIFLCLLSRVLGVVGLTLVINRFRIVKLTSKDQFIVAYGGLRGAIAFSLVFLLPEDHFPMKNMFLTAIITVVFFTVFVQGMTIRPLVELLAVKRKKDTKSSINEEIHIQFLDHLLTGIEDVCGHYGHHHWKDKLSRFNKSYVKRWLIAGERSMEPQLISFYHKLELRQALTLLEGGGAAVNVSMQNIQPRRPSPERLIPHMPKGREEEIRKILRTNLQNTRQRLRSYSRHTLFEDPLEEEEEDYSEVQMRKKRVEMHRRMSHYLTVPAKPQTPPARRVRFESDNQVFGSTPTSTPSSRFQVSLVPSIQVSRAPIARMEQMSQESVSLVDESSQQQDSEGKGASGSDGSLGAELSVIRGEMDNLRLPRCFSDPGPNKIEEEDEDEEEHFMS; encoded by the exons ATGTCAGCGCTTTTACGACCTGCCGGCGGTCCACACCGTTCCCTGGTTCGGAGATGGAGTCTCCTTGTAGCGGTATTAATTCTGTCTGTTATGGCAAGTTACGTGTCTGCATCTGTCGTCCGTACCGGCCAGGGAAACGGCACGACTACTCGGACCGATTCCAAAACAAACGGCACAAGTCATCACACGAAAAAGGCCTTTCCAGTCCTCTCTATCAATTATGACTATGTTCGGATGCCTTTCGAGATATCTCTATGGATATTACTTGCTTCATTAATGAAATTGG GCTTCCACCTGGTCCCGCGGCTGTCTGGTGTGGTGCCCGAGAGCTGCCTTCTCATCGTGGTGGGCCTGCTGGTGGGCGGTCTCATCAAGCTGATGGGCGAGAACCCGCCCGTGCTGGACTCCAAGCTCTTCTTCCTGTGCCTGCTGCCGCCCATCATTCTGGACGCCGGCTACTTCCTGCCCATCCGGCCCTTCACGGAGAACACCGGCACCATTCTGATGTTCGCCGTGGTGGGAACGCTGTGGAACGCCTTCTTCGTGGGCCTGATTCTGTACGGCGTGTGCCAGGCTACAGGTGGGGAGCTGAGGGAGGTGGGCCTGCTGGCGTGCCTGATCTTCGGCTCCATAGTGTCAGCGGTGGACCCGGTGGCGGTGTTGGCTGTGTTCGAGGACATCCAAATCAACGAGCTGCTGCACATCATTGTGTTCGGAGAGTCTCTGCTCAATGATGCGGTCACTGTG GTCCTCTACCATCTGTTTGAGGAGTTTGCTAACGCGGGCACGGTGACGCTGGCGGACGCCTGCCTGGGGGTGGCCTGCTTCCTGGTGGTGTCGCTGGGCGGGATCCTGGTGGGCGCCATCTACGGGGTGTTGGGAGCGTTCACCTCGCGATTCACCTCCCACACGCGCGTCATCGAGCCTCTCTTCGTCTTCCTCTACAGCTACATGGCCTACCTGTCTGCTGAGGTGTTCCATCTGTCCGGCATCATGAG TCTGATTTCATGTGGTGTGGTGATGCGGCCTTATGTGGAGGCCAACGTATCCCACAAGTCCTACACCACCATCAAGTACTTCCTGAAGATGTGGAGCAGTGTGAGTGAGACGCTCATCTTCATCTTCTTGGGAGTGTCAACGGTGGCTGGGCCACACTCGTGGAACTGGACCTTCATCATCGTCACCAtcttcctctgcctcctctcgcGAGTGCTCG GAGTTGTTGGCTTAACCTTAGTTATCAACAGATTTCGCATTGTAAAACTGACCAGTAAAGATCAGTTCATAGTTGCGTATGGTGGCCTGCGGGGGGCGATAGCATTCTCTCTGGTGTTCCTGCTGCCTGAAGATCACTTTCCAATGAAGAATATGTTCCTAACAGCCATCATCACCGTGGTCTTCTTCACTGTGTTTGTTCAG GGGATGACCATCCGGCCACTGGTGGAGCTGCTGGCCGTGAAGAGAAAGAAGGACACCAAGAGCTCCATCAACGAAGAGATCCACATTCAG TTCCTGGATCATTTACTCACTGGCATCGAGGATGTGTGTGGACACTATGGGCACCACCACTGGAAGGATAA GCTGAGCCGTTTTAACAAGTCCTATGTGAAGCGGTGGCTGATTGCGGGCGAGCGCTCCATGGAGCCCCAGCTCATCTCCTTCTACCACAAGCTGGAGCTCAGGCAGGCCCTCACACTGCTGGAGGGTGGAGGCGCCGCCGTCAACGTGTCCATGCa GAATATCCAGCCCAGGAGGCCCTCTCCAGAGCGTCTCATTCCCCACATGCCTAAAGGTAGGGAGGAGGAGATCAGGAAGATCCTCAGGACCAACCTGCAGAACACCAGACAAAGG CTGCGCTCCTACAGCAGGCACACGCTATTCGAAGATCccctggaggaagaggaggaggactaTAGTGAGGTCCagatgaggaagaagagagtGGAGATGCACAGAAGA ATGAGTCATTACTTAACAGTTCCAGCTAAACCACAGACCCCACCTGCCAGGAGAGTGAGATTTGAGTCAG ACAACCAGGTGTTTggctccacccccacctccacccctagCTCCAGGTTCCAGGTGTCCTTGGTCCCGTCCATCCAAGTGAGCCGGGCCCCCATCGCTCGCATGGAGCAGATGTCCCAGGAGTCGGTCAGCCTAGTGGACGAATCGTCCCAGCAGCAGGACTCTGAGGGGAAAGGCGCCTCGGGCAGCGATGGCAGCCTTGGGGCAGAGCTGAGCGTGATCCGCGGAGAGATGGACAACCTGAGGCTCCCACGCTGCTTTAGTGACCCGGGCCCCAACAAGAtagaagaggaagatgaggacgaggaggagcaCTTCATGTCTTGA
- the LOC121696177 gene encoding cilia- and flagella-associated protein 69-like isoform X2, translated as MARVSKTPSRKPGLPVVNHKITAKGKGEIINPKPVDLNRVLRLLQDPLAVSLKERHLFTFKKVIKTYHKGFRLRDLENIIKVLDICTEKIKDHPEYTPMLYDLLKICGLPFLKEKTSDEVKYTDAAKQSLSQLGYLMRVPKADVRLQLCASISSFYNSATPKPPDTGLQPLSLSSRRRLLEQSGVVETLVLALALLEDQLAVRLQLLHTLQVLSCTSEVNCELMLKAQAAQKICLHMNEPDPSGQLLFRSSEILWNLLERGCPQELTEQLSSMDCILCLKEAFLNQLRHGYRNYDQQLRNDLLVITTLIAENPKAPLIESGFARQLILFATFPEMKSHNPLTRNLKLTFNNEDFEMKKLLLNLVVVMSQDLSSVQLFREGRVMLALMYLVKPPDTAQSSGRGWTPVQQEELQLQALASLTTVAPLMLEEYMTCQANTCLLMLLEWCVQEGDRAQSGKFGYGVHKDAYFSQGHSFHGTGGRGSKKAQLRYSVRLLRSMVSLANPIINQDLCDQGAISLFIELLIQLGGPDDEDAITLEIKADLQLILSTLCESDIHRKELFGTEGVDMTVRFLKMNSAKFFSGMGHSKLILSTVDCVWSCIIGCFTNEDVFLEREGIFLLFDLIHSSPMTMHGVVLGALLELCDNPKALPHVRAWRGPDGQSAPHLLLQLWRQEEEDLGVQRDQHGRITDPVRPLVHAHQEEQAQESTPADTPSAAVVDVAGNQRCKIYGLFCKLGFEDLPGLVAEDYITLSIVSRYLDFKTGEVWEEISRELALEGVRPVTPDAEALQTISQATEDTAKRVSEQQSAILQRQEEEEAQKEQQTYAEIRSNHKQQELTAKSWEHFVAKTSDHKILKECKKRQEKSIESSRPKAKGKDSGTIYHHTHIPGLQTTTFCGRVMAVESTPAHLTGGPLANTDLALARVPMQGGALRKLPQATQQDLEHLNAVSVQ; from the exons ATGGCACGAGTTTCTAAAACACCCTCACGGAAGCCTGGACTTCCTGTGGTCAACCACAAGATAACTGCTAAAGGCAAAGGCGAG ATTATAAACCCTAAACCAGTTGATCTAAATCGCGTGTTACGTCTCCTTCAGGATCCTTTAGCC GTTTCTTTAAAGGAAAGACATTTATTCACTTTCAAGAAGGTGATAAAGACATATCATAAAGGATTT CGTTTAAGGGATCTTGAAAACATCATCAAAGTCTTAGACATCTGCACAGAGAAGATCAAGGACCACCCAGAATACACTCCTATGTTATATGATTTGCTTAAGATATGTGG ACTCCCTTTCCTGAAAGAGAAGACCTCAGATGAGGTGAAATACACCGACGCTGCAAAACAGTCACTCTCTCAGTTGG GATACCTGATGAGAGTACCCAAAGCAGATGTCCGACTGCAGCTCTGTGCATCAATTTCGTCCTTTTACAACTCTGCAACACCTAAGCCACCAG ACACAGGTCTGCAGCCACTGAGTCTGAGCTCCAGACGGCGGCTGCTGGAGCAGAGTGGTGTGGTGGAGACGCTGGTGCTGGCCCTGGCTCTGCTGGAGGACCAGCTGGCTGTCCGGCTGCAGCTGCTCCACACTCTGCAGGTCCTCTCCTGCACCTCTG AGGTGAACTGTGAGCTGATGCTGAAGGCCCAAGCTGCCCAGAAGATCTGTCTCCACATGAACGAGCCTGACCCCTCTGGCCAGCTGCTGTTCCGCTCCTCTGAGATTCTGTGGAACCTGCTGGAACGAGGCTGCCCCCAGGAGCTCACTGAGCAGCTCAGCAGCATGGACTGCATCCT GTGCCTGAAAGAGGCCTTTCTAAACCAGCTCCGGCATGGCTACAGAAACTATGACCAGCAGCTAAGAAACGATCTTCTGGTCATCACAACTCTTATTGCAGAGAACCCCAAAGCACCACTCATT GAAAGTGGGTTTGCCCGGCAGCTCATCCTTTTTGCTACCTTTCCAGAAA TGAAGAGTCATAATCCCCTCACCCGTAACCTCAAGTTGACCTTCAACAATGAGGACTTTGAGATGAAGAAGTTGCTGCTGAACCTGGTGGTTGTCATGTCTCAGGACTTATCCTCCGTGCAG CTTTTTAGAGAGGGTAGAGTCATGTTGGCATTGATGTACTTGGTGAAGCCTCCGGACACAGCTCAGTCCAGCGGCCGCGGTTGGACTCCTGTCCAGCAGGAGGAGCTGCAGCTGCAGGCCCTGGCCTCGCTGACCACCGTGGCTCCACTGATGCTGGAGGAGTACATGACCTGCCAGGCAAACACCTGCTTACTCATGCTGCTGGAGTGGTGCGTTCAAGAAGGTGACAGAGCTCAGTCGGGGAAGTTTGGTTATGGTGTtcataaag ATGCGTACTTCAGCCAGGGCCACAGTTTCCATGGTACTGGGGGAAGGGGCAGTAAGAAGGCTCAGCTGCGCTACAGTGTGCGTCTCCTGAGATCCATGGTGTCGCTTGCCAACCCCATCATCAACCAGGACCTCTGTGATCAAGGGGCGATAAGCCTGTTTATag AGCTGCTGATACAGCTGGGTGGGCCTGATGATGAGGATGCCATTACCCTGGAGATCAAAGCTGACCTGCAGCTCATCCTGTCGACACTCTGTGAGAGTGACATACACAGGAAG GAACTCTTTGGAACTGAAGGGGTTGACATGACTGTCCGTTTTCTGAAAATGAACTCAGCCAAGTTTTTCAGTGGCATGGGCCACAGCAAGCTCATTCTCTCCACTGTGGACTGTGTTTG gTCCTGTATCATTGGGTGTTTCACCAATGAGGATGTTTTTCTGGAGAGGGAAGGGATTTTTCTTCTATTTGATCTCATTCAT TCCAGCCCGATGACGATGCATGGCGTGGTGCTGGGGGCTCTGCTGGAGCTGTGTGACAACCCCAAAGCGCTGCCCCACGTGCGGGCCTGGCGGGGGCCCGACGGCCAGAGCGCCCCCCACCTGCTGCTCCAGCTCtggaggcaggaggaggaggacctgGGTGTGCAGCGGGACCAACACGGGCGGATCACAG ACCCTGTGAGGCCTCTGGTGCACGCTCACCAGGAGGAGCAAGCGCAGGAGTCGACTCCAGCAGACACACCCAGTGCTGCCGTGGTGGATGTGGCTGGGAACCAGCGCTGTAAGATCTACGGCCTCTTCTGCAAGCTAG GTTTTGAGGACCTGCCTGGATTGGTGGCGGAAGACTACATCACTCTAAGCATTGTCAGCAGATATTTGGATTTTAAG ACGGGCGAGGTCTGGGAGGAGATCTCACGTGAGTTGGCACTTGAAGGCGTACGGCCTGTTACCCCGGACGCAGAAGCCTTGCAGACCATCTCCCAGGCAACGGAGGACACAGCGAAGAGGGTGTCGGAGCAGCAGAGTGCCATCCTgcagaggcaggaggaggaggaggctcaGAAGGAGCAGCAGACATACGCAGAG ATAAGATCAAATCACAAACAGCAGGAACTTACAGCCAAGTCATGGGAGCATTTTGTGGCGAAGACATCAGACCACAAGATTTTAAAG GAGTGCAAGAAGCGTCAGGAGAAGTCCATTGAGTCGTCGCGGCCAAAGGCCAAAGGAAAGGACAGTGGCACCATTTACCACCACACCCACATCCCAGGCCTGCAGACCACA acatTCTGTGGCCGAGTGATGGCAGTAGAGAGTACCCCAGCGCACCTGACTGGAGGCCCCCTGGCCAACACAGATCTAGCCCTAGCGAGGGTCCCCATGCAGGGGGGAGCCCTGAGGAAGCTGCCCCAAGCCACCCAGCAAGACCTGGAGCACCTCAACGCTGTGTCTGTGCAATAA
- the LOC121696177 gene encoding cilia- and flagella-associated protein 69-like isoform X3 encodes MPTSDTRIRKSSNAMARVSKTPSRKPGLPVVNHKITAKGKGEIINPKPVDLNRVLRLLQDPLAVSLKERHLFTFKKVIKTYHKGFRLRDLENIIKVLDICTEKIKDHPEYTPMLYDLLKICGLPFLKEKTSDEVKYTDAAKQSLSQLGYLMRVPKADVRLQLCASISSFYNSATPKPPDTGLQPLSLSSRRRLLEQSGVVETLVLALALLEDQLAVRLQLLHTLQVLSCTSEVNCELMLKAQAAQKICLHMNEPDPSGQLLFRSSEILWNLLERGCPQELTEQLSSMDCILCLKEAFLNQLRHGYRNYDQQLRNDLLVITTLIAENPKAPLIESGFARQLILFATFPEMKSHNPLTRNLKLTFNNEDFEMKKLLLNLVVVMSQDLSSVQLFREGRVMLALMYLVKPPDTAQSSGRGWTPVQQEELQLQALASLTTVAPLMLEEYMTCQANTCLLMLLEWCVQEDAYFSQGHSFHGTGGRGSKKAQLRYSVRLLRSMVSLANPIINQDLCDQGAISLFIELLIQLGGPDDEDAITLEIKADLQLILSTLCESDIHRKELFGTEGVDMTVRFLKMNSAKFFSGMGHSKLILSTVDCVWSCIIGCFTNEDVFLEREGIFLLFDLIHSSPMTMHGVVLGALLELCDNPKALPHVRAWRGPDGQSAPHLLLQLWRQEEEDLGVQRDQHGRITDPVRPLVHAHQEEQAQESTPADTPSAAVVDVAGNQRCKIYGLFCKLGFEDLPGLVAEDYITLSIVSRYLDFKTGEVWEEISRELALEGVRPVTPDAEALQTISQATEDTAKRVSEQQSAILQRQEEEEAQKEQQTYAEIRSNHKQQELTAKSWEHFVAKTSDHKILKECKKRQEKSIESSRPKAKGKDSGTIYHHTHIPGLQTTTFCGRVMAVESTPAHLTGGPLANTDLALARVPMQGGALRKLPQATQQDLEHLNAVSVQ; translated from the exons ATGCCTACTTCAGACACTCGGATCAGGAAAAGTTCAAATGCAATGGCACGAGTTTCTAAAACACCCTCACGGAAGCCTGGACTTCCTGTGGTCAACCACAAGATAACTGCTAAAGGCAAAGGCGAG ATTATAAACCCTAAACCAGTTGATCTAAATCGCGTGTTACGTCTCCTTCAGGATCCTTTAGCC GTTTCTTTAAAGGAAAGACATTTATTCACTTTCAAGAAGGTGATAAAGACATATCATAAAGGATTT CGTTTAAGGGATCTTGAAAACATCATCAAAGTCTTAGACATCTGCACAGAGAAGATCAAGGACCACCCAGAATACACTCCTATGTTATATGATTTGCTTAAGATATGTGG ACTCCCTTTCCTGAAAGAGAAGACCTCAGATGAGGTGAAATACACCGACGCTGCAAAACAGTCACTCTCTCAGTTGG GATACCTGATGAGAGTACCCAAAGCAGATGTCCGACTGCAGCTCTGTGCATCAATTTCGTCCTTTTACAACTCTGCAACACCTAAGCCACCAG ACACAGGTCTGCAGCCACTGAGTCTGAGCTCCAGACGGCGGCTGCTGGAGCAGAGTGGTGTGGTGGAGACGCTGGTGCTGGCCCTGGCTCTGCTGGAGGACCAGCTGGCTGTCCGGCTGCAGCTGCTCCACACTCTGCAGGTCCTCTCCTGCACCTCTG AGGTGAACTGTGAGCTGATGCTGAAGGCCCAAGCTGCCCAGAAGATCTGTCTCCACATGAACGAGCCTGACCCCTCTGGCCAGCTGCTGTTCCGCTCCTCTGAGATTCTGTGGAACCTGCTGGAACGAGGCTGCCCCCAGGAGCTCACTGAGCAGCTCAGCAGCATGGACTGCATCCT GTGCCTGAAAGAGGCCTTTCTAAACCAGCTCCGGCATGGCTACAGAAACTATGACCAGCAGCTAAGAAACGATCTTCTGGTCATCACAACTCTTATTGCAGAGAACCCCAAAGCACCACTCATT GAAAGTGGGTTTGCCCGGCAGCTCATCCTTTTTGCTACCTTTCCAGAAA TGAAGAGTCATAATCCCCTCACCCGTAACCTCAAGTTGACCTTCAACAATGAGGACTTTGAGATGAAGAAGTTGCTGCTGAACCTGGTGGTTGTCATGTCTCAGGACTTATCCTCCGTGCAG CTTTTTAGAGAGGGTAGAGTCATGTTGGCATTGATGTACTTGGTGAAGCCTCCGGACACAGCTCAGTCCAGCGGCCGCGGTTGGACTCCTGTCCAGCAGGAGGAGCTGCAGCTGCAGGCCCTGGCCTCGCTGACCACCGTGGCTCCACTGATGCTGGAGGAGTACATGACCTGCCAGGCAAACACCTGCTTACTCATGCTGCTGGAGTGGTGCGTTCAAGAAG ATGCGTACTTCAGCCAGGGCCACAGTTTCCATGGTACTGGGGGAAGGGGCAGTAAGAAGGCTCAGCTGCGCTACAGTGTGCGTCTCCTGAGATCCATGGTGTCGCTTGCCAACCCCATCATCAACCAGGACCTCTGTGATCAAGGGGCGATAAGCCTGTTTATag AGCTGCTGATACAGCTGGGTGGGCCTGATGATGAGGATGCCATTACCCTGGAGATCAAAGCTGACCTGCAGCTCATCCTGTCGACACTCTGTGAGAGTGACATACACAGGAAG GAACTCTTTGGAACTGAAGGGGTTGACATGACTGTCCGTTTTCTGAAAATGAACTCAGCCAAGTTTTTCAGTGGCATGGGCCACAGCAAGCTCATTCTCTCCACTGTGGACTGTGTTTG gTCCTGTATCATTGGGTGTTTCACCAATGAGGATGTTTTTCTGGAGAGGGAAGGGATTTTTCTTCTATTTGATCTCATTCAT TCCAGCCCGATGACGATGCATGGCGTGGTGCTGGGGGCTCTGCTGGAGCTGTGTGACAACCCCAAAGCGCTGCCCCACGTGCGGGCCTGGCGGGGGCCCGACGGCCAGAGCGCCCCCCACCTGCTGCTCCAGCTCtggaggcaggaggaggaggacctgGGTGTGCAGCGGGACCAACACGGGCGGATCACAG ACCCTGTGAGGCCTCTGGTGCACGCTCACCAGGAGGAGCAAGCGCAGGAGTCGACTCCAGCAGACACACCCAGTGCTGCCGTGGTGGATGTGGCTGGGAACCAGCGCTGTAAGATCTACGGCCTCTTCTGCAAGCTAG GTTTTGAGGACCTGCCTGGATTGGTGGCGGAAGACTACATCACTCTAAGCATTGTCAGCAGATATTTGGATTTTAAG ACGGGCGAGGTCTGGGAGGAGATCTCACGTGAGTTGGCACTTGAAGGCGTACGGCCTGTTACCCCGGACGCAGAAGCCTTGCAGACCATCTCCCAGGCAACGGAGGACACAGCGAAGAGGGTGTCGGAGCAGCAGAGTGCCATCCTgcagaggcaggaggaggaggaggctcaGAAGGAGCAGCAGACATACGCAGAG ATAAGATCAAATCACAAACAGCAGGAACTTACAGCCAAGTCATGGGAGCATTTTGTGGCGAAGACATCAGACCACAAGATTTTAAAG GAGTGCAAGAAGCGTCAGGAGAAGTCCATTGAGTCGTCGCGGCCAAAGGCCAAAGGAAAGGACAGTGGCACCATTTACCACCACACCCACATCCCAGGCCTGCAGACCACA acatTCTGTGGCCGAGTGATGGCAGTAGAGAGTACCCCAGCGCACCTGACTGGAGGCCCCCTGGCCAACACAGATCTAGCCCTAGCGAGGGTCCCCATGCAGGGGGGAGCCCTGAGGAAGCTGCCCCAAGCCACCCAGCAAGACCTGGAGCACCTCAACGCTGTGTCTGTGCAATAA
- the LOC121696177 gene encoding cilia- and flagella-associated protein 69-like isoform X1, which produces MPTSDTRIRKSSNAMARVSKTPSRKPGLPVVNHKITAKGKGEIINPKPVDLNRVLRLLQDPLAVSLKERHLFTFKKVIKTYHKGFRLRDLENIIKVLDICTEKIKDHPEYTPMLYDLLKICGLPFLKEKTSDEVKYTDAAKQSLSQLGYLMRVPKADVRLQLCASISSFYNSATPKPPDTGLQPLSLSSRRRLLEQSGVVETLVLALALLEDQLAVRLQLLHTLQVLSCTSEVNCELMLKAQAAQKICLHMNEPDPSGQLLFRSSEILWNLLERGCPQELTEQLSSMDCILCLKEAFLNQLRHGYRNYDQQLRNDLLVITTLIAENPKAPLIESGFARQLILFATFPEMKSHNPLTRNLKLTFNNEDFEMKKLLLNLVVVMSQDLSSVQLFREGRVMLALMYLVKPPDTAQSSGRGWTPVQQEELQLQALASLTTVAPLMLEEYMTCQANTCLLMLLEWCVQEGDRAQSGKFGYGVHKDAYFSQGHSFHGTGGRGSKKAQLRYSVRLLRSMVSLANPIINQDLCDQGAISLFIELLIQLGGPDDEDAITLEIKADLQLILSTLCESDIHRKELFGTEGVDMTVRFLKMNSAKFFSGMGHSKLILSTVDCVWSCIIGCFTNEDVFLEREGIFLLFDLIHSSPMTMHGVVLGALLELCDNPKALPHVRAWRGPDGQSAPHLLLQLWRQEEEDLGVQRDQHGRITDPVRPLVHAHQEEQAQESTPADTPSAAVVDVAGNQRCKIYGLFCKLGFEDLPGLVAEDYITLSIVSRYLDFKTGEVWEEISRELALEGVRPVTPDAEALQTISQATEDTAKRVSEQQSAILQRQEEEEAQKEQQTYAEIRSNHKQQELTAKSWEHFVAKTSDHKILKECKKRQEKSIESSRPKAKGKDSGTIYHHTHIPGLQTTTFCGRVMAVESTPAHLTGGPLANTDLALARVPMQGGALRKLPQATQQDLEHLNAVSVQ; this is translated from the exons ATGCCTACTTCAGACACTCGGATCAGGAAAAGTTCAAATGCAATGGCACGAGTTTCTAAAACACCCTCACGGAAGCCTGGACTTCCTGTGGTCAACCACAAGATAACTGCTAAAGGCAAAGGCGAG ATTATAAACCCTAAACCAGTTGATCTAAATCGCGTGTTACGTCTCCTTCAGGATCCTTTAGCC GTTTCTTTAAAGGAAAGACATTTATTCACTTTCAAGAAGGTGATAAAGACATATCATAAAGGATTT CGTTTAAGGGATCTTGAAAACATCATCAAAGTCTTAGACATCTGCACAGAGAAGATCAAGGACCACCCAGAATACACTCCTATGTTATATGATTTGCTTAAGATATGTGG ACTCCCTTTCCTGAAAGAGAAGACCTCAGATGAGGTGAAATACACCGACGCTGCAAAACAGTCACTCTCTCAGTTGG GATACCTGATGAGAGTACCCAAAGCAGATGTCCGACTGCAGCTCTGTGCATCAATTTCGTCCTTTTACAACTCTGCAACACCTAAGCCACCAG ACACAGGTCTGCAGCCACTGAGTCTGAGCTCCAGACGGCGGCTGCTGGAGCAGAGTGGTGTGGTGGAGACGCTGGTGCTGGCCCTGGCTCTGCTGGAGGACCAGCTGGCTGTCCGGCTGCAGCTGCTCCACACTCTGCAGGTCCTCTCCTGCACCTCTG AGGTGAACTGTGAGCTGATGCTGAAGGCCCAAGCTGCCCAGAAGATCTGTCTCCACATGAACGAGCCTGACCCCTCTGGCCAGCTGCTGTTCCGCTCCTCTGAGATTCTGTGGAACCTGCTGGAACGAGGCTGCCCCCAGGAGCTCACTGAGCAGCTCAGCAGCATGGACTGCATCCT GTGCCTGAAAGAGGCCTTTCTAAACCAGCTCCGGCATGGCTACAGAAACTATGACCAGCAGCTAAGAAACGATCTTCTGGTCATCACAACTCTTATTGCAGAGAACCCCAAAGCACCACTCATT GAAAGTGGGTTTGCCCGGCAGCTCATCCTTTTTGCTACCTTTCCAGAAA TGAAGAGTCATAATCCCCTCACCCGTAACCTCAAGTTGACCTTCAACAATGAGGACTTTGAGATGAAGAAGTTGCTGCTGAACCTGGTGGTTGTCATGTCTCAGGACTTATCCTCCGTGCAG CTTTTTAGAGAGGGTAGAGTCATGTTGGCATTGATGTACTTGGTGAAGCCTCCGGACACAGCTCAGTCCAGCGGCCGCGGTTGGACTCCTGTCCAGCAGGAGGAGCTGCAGCTGCAGGCCCTGGCCTCGCTGACCACCGTGGCTCCACTGATGCTGGAGGAGTACATGACCTGCCAGGCAAACACCTGCTTACTCATGCTGCTGGAGTGGTGCGTTCAAGAAGGTGACAGAGCTCAGTCGGGGAAGTTTGGTTATGGTGTtcataaag ATGCGTACTTCAGCCAGGGCCACAGTTTCCATGGTACTGGGGGAAGGGGCAGTAAGAAGGCTCAGCTGCGCTACAGTGTGCGTCTCCTGAGATCCATGGTGTCGCTTGCCAACCCCATCATCAACCAGGACCTCTGTGATCAAGGGGCGATAAGCCTGTTTATag AGCTGCTGATACAGCTGGGTGGGCCTGATGATGAGGATGCCATTACCCTGGAGATCAAAGCTGACCTGCAGCTCATCCTGTCGACACTCTGTGAGAGTGACATACACAGGAAG GAACTCTTTGGAACTGAAGGGGTTGACATGACTGTCCGTTTTCTGAAAATGAACTCAGCCAAGTTTTTCAGTGGCATGGGCCACAGCAAGCTCATTCTCTCCACTGTGGACTGTGTTTG gTCCTGTATCATTGGGTGTTTCACCAATGAGGATGTTTTTCTGGAGAGGGAAGGGATTTTTCTTCTATTTGATCTCATTCAT TCCAGCCCGATGACGATGCATGGCGTGGTGCTGGGGGCTCTGCTGGAGCTGTGTGACAACCCCAAAGCGCTGCCCCACGTGCGGGCCTGGCGGGGGCCCGACGGCCAGAGCGCCCCCCACCTGCTGCTCCAGCTCtggaggcaggaggaggaggacctgGGTGTGCAGCGGGACCAACACGGGCGGATCACAG ACCCTGTGAGGCCTCTGGTGCACGCTCACCAGGAGGAGCAAGCGCAGGAGTCGACTCCAGCAGACACACCCAGTGCTGCCGTGGTGGATGTGGCTGGGAACCAGCGCTGTAAGATCTACGGCCTCTTCTGCAAGCTAG GTTTTGAGGACCTGCCTGGATTGGTGGCGGAAGACTACATCACTCTAAGCATTGTCAGCAGATATTTGGATTTTAAG ACGGGCGAGGTCTGGGAGGAGATCTCACGTGAGTTGGCACTTGAAGGCGTACGGCCTGTTACCCCGGACGCAGAAGCCTTGCAGACCATCTCCCAGGCAACGGAGGACACAGCGAAGAGGGTGTCGGAGCAGCAGAGTGCCATCCTgcagaggcaggaggaggaggaggctcaGAAGGAGCAGCAGACATACGCAGAG ATAAGATCAAATCACAAACAGCAGGAACTTACAGCCAAGTCATGGGAGCATTTTGTGGCGAAGACATCAGACCACAAGATTTTAAAG GAGTGCAAGAAGCGTCAGGAGAAGTCCATTGAGTCGTCGCGGCCAAAGGCCAAAGGAAAGGACAGTGGCACCATTTACCACCACACCCACATCCCAGGCCTGCAGACCACA acatTCTGTGGCCGAGTGATGGCAGTAGAGAGTACCCCAGCGCACCTGACTGGAGGCCCCCTGGCCAACACAGATCTAGCCCTAGCGAGGGTCCCCATGCAGGGGGGAGCCCTGAGGAAGCTGCCCCAAGCCACCCAGCAAGACCTGGAGCACCTCAACGCTGTGTCTGTGCAATAA